The Oceanithermus desulfurans genome has a window encoding:
- a CDS encoding DUF1931 family protein, translating to MRAPQFERLFRIAASLDVDKDDLKRLSDFLGKKIYDLLVVAERNAKYNARDVIYEADLPVTKGLQETMREFEQLDVAPELEPVLDHLAGLPPLDLEVSDEVRARLPKLAGALVVAAARVIRELDPEVKNPRTEHWERLERVFDLLL from the coding sequence ATGCGCGCCCCCCAGTTCGAGCGGCTCTTCCGGATCGCGGCGTCGCTGGACGTGGACAAGGACGACCTCAAACGCCTTTCGGACTTCCTGGGTAAGAAGATCTACGACCTGCTCGTCGTCGCCGAGCGCAACGCCAAATACAACGCCCGCGACGTCATCTACGAGGCCGACCTGCCCGTGACCAAGGGCCTGCAGGAGACGATGCGCGAGTTCGAGCAGCTGGACGTCGCGCCCGAGCTCGAGCCCGTGCTCGACCACCTCGCGGGCCTGCCGCCGCTGGACCTGGAGGTCAGCGACGAGGTGCGCGCGCGGCTCCCCAAGCTGGCGGGCGCCCTGGTGGTCGCGGCGGCGCGCGTGATCCGCGAGCTGGACCCGGAGGTCAAGAACCCCCGGACCGAGCACTGGGAGCGGCTCGAGCGCGTCTTCGACCTGCTCCTCTAG
- a CDS encoding Hsp20/alpha crystallin family protein, whose protein sequence is MMRWDPFKEIEELQERLGRGLGMGRGARGEQTLAPLVDVWEDEHGLHFAVYLPGIDPDKVEVTAEEETLTVKAERPFEKQENVAYHRVEGPYGTFVRSFSIPAVYDLGKVAAKFKNGVLYLTVPRAEETKPRKIQVEVES, encoded by the coding sequence ATGATGCGTTGGGATCCGTTCAAGGAAATCGAGGAACTGCAGGAGCGGCTGGGCCGCGGCCTGGGCATGGGCCGGGGCGCGCGCGGCGAACAGACCCTGGCGCCCCTGGTGGACGTCTGGGAGGACGAGCACGGCCTCCACTTCGCGGTCTACCTGCCCGGCATCGACCCCGACAAGGTCGAGGTCACGGCCGAGGAGGAGACCCTGACGGTCAAGGCCGAGCGCCCCTTCGAGAAGCAGGAGAACGTGGCCTACCACCGGGTCGAGGGACCGTACGGCACCTTCGTGCGCAGCTTCTCGATCCCCGCGGTCTACGACCTCGGCAAGGTGGCCGCCAAGTTCAAGAACGGCGTCCTCTACCTGACCGTGCCCCGGGCCGAGGAGACCAAGCCGCGCAAGATCCAGGTCGAGGTCGAGTCCTGA
- a CDS encoding VLRF1 family aeRF1-type release factor, with protein MISKEAIQKLRNEIGLRSGPVLSLYLATNPASRDVLDYSASGKRKPFVIRAKDTLKALAVPEAIASRVIDRLEHDVIRGRTRAVFATEDELEVYDLNVDLPVVNLPHGEVLARWGEPYVLPLVLALDEYERYAVVLLDEERWRLFEVYLNDVREVADAFRAVAPETWRKLSESKPATPMGLGARGTTARGGMGRDRFDRRVLAWTHRFYRQLAGELEGWLERLGAERLILMGVPEETRYFEELLPRAVRERVVAHLPMPAGGSKVDASEVLALTEAAIEEAERRKEAELLDRIREEGVWGTENVLEALQQGRVYVLVMPWHPEGRVWRCPDTGYAALARERAEAVCPGAAEEADLAETLVELAGLFGARVEFVRGDNADRLEREFGGLAGLKRW; from the coding sequence GTGATCTCCAAAGAGGCCATCCAAAAGCTGAGGAACGAGATCGGGCTGCGTTCCGGACCCGTCCTCTCGCTCTACCTGGCCACCAACCCCGCGAGCCGCGACGTGCTCGACTACTCGGCGTCCGGGAAGCGCAAGCCCTTCGTGATCCGCGCCAAGGACACGCTCAAAGCCCTGGCGGTGCCCGAGGCGATCGCTAGCCGGGTGATCGACCGGCTCGAGCACGACGTGATCCGCGGCCGCACCCGCGCGGTCTTCGCCACCGAAGACGAGCTCGAGGTCTACGACCTGAACGTCGACCTGCCGGTGGTGAACCTGCCCCACGGCGAGGTGCTGGCGCGCTGGGGCGAGCCCTACGTGCTGCCCCTGGTGCTGGCGCTCGACGAGTACGAACGCTACGCGGTGGTCCTGCTCGACGAGGAGCGCTGGCGGCTCTTCGAGGTCTACCTGAACGACGTGCGCGAGGTGGCCGACGCCTTCCGCGCGGTCGCGCCCGAGACCTGGCGCAAGCTCTCGGAGTCGAAGCCCGCCACCCCCATGGGCCTGGGCGCGCGCGGCACGACGGCGCGCGGCGGCATGGGCCGTGACCGCTTCGACCGCAGGGTGCTGGCCTGGACCCACCGCTTCTACCGGCAGCTCGCCGGCGAGCTGGAGGGATGGCTCGAGCGGCTGGGGGCCGAGCGCCTGATCCTCATGGGGGTGCCCGAGGAGACGCGCTACTTCGAAGAGCTGCTGCCGCGCGCGGTGCGCGAACGGGTGGTGGCCCACCTGCCCATGCCCGCCGGCGGCAGCAAGGTGGACGCCAGCGAGGTGCTGGCGCTGACCGAGGCGGCGATCGAGGAGGCGGAGCGCCGCAAGGAGGCCGAGCTGCTCGACCGCATCCGTGAAGAGGGCGTCTGGGGCACCGAGAACGTGCTCGAGGCCCTGCAGCAGGGGCGGGTCTACGTGCTCGTCATGCCCTGGCATCCCGAGGGCAGGGTCTGGCGCTGTCCCGATACGGGTTACGCCGCGCTGGCGCGCGAGCGCGCCGAGGCCGTCTGCCCCGGCGCGGCGGAGGAGGCCGACCTGGCGGAAACGCTGGTCGAGCTCGCCGGCCTCTTCGGCGCGCGGGTGGAGTTCGTTCGCGGAGACAACGCGGACCGCCTGGAACGCGAGTTCGGCGGTCTCGCGGGGCTCAAACGCTGGTGA
- a CDS encoding ferritin-like domain-containing protein: MTPKHKDRLLEVLTERYADELHDAALVEEAAEGLPYEHLRKVLRRIAARERKHAEWLRAKIRERGGTPPPPPRLPAAPTWREVLEAFESEKADQVRYLEEAYGADDPELRELLRRIQQEEEANYRDLLDVVTRMESHAGGA; the protein is encoded by the coding sequence ATGACCCCGAAACACAAGGACCGCTTGCTCGAGGTGCTGACCGAGCGTTACGCGGACGAGCTGCACGACGCCGCCCTGGTGGAGGAGGCGGCCGAAGGTCTGCCCTACGAACACCTGCGCAAGGTGCTCCGGCGCATCGCCGCGCGCGAGCGCAAGCACGCGGAGTGGCTGCGCGCCAAGATCCGCGAGCGGGGCGGCACGCCGCCCCCGCCGCCCCGGCTGCCCGCGGCGCCCACCTGGCGCGAGGTGCTCGAGGCCTTCGAGTCCGAGAAGGCCGACCAGGTGCGCTACCTCGAGGAGGCCTACGGCGCCGACGACCCCGAGCTGCGGGAGCTGCTGAGGCGGATCCAGCAGGAGGAAGAAGCGAACTACCGCGACCTGCTGGACGTGGTGACGCGCATGGAGTCGCACGCCGGAGGCGCGTAA
- a CDS encoding 2,3-bisphosphoglycerate-independent phosphoglycerate mutase produces the protein MDLLPHLKELSRTTPSKILFIVLDGVGGLPREPGGPTELAAARTPNLDALAAKANLGRVTLVAPGFAPGSGPGHLSLFGYDPFRYEVGRGVLSALGLGIELGPDDVAVRGNFATLNPDGTVADRRAGRPPTEENRRVLAKLKARIREIDGVKVELHTESEHRFVLVLRGVGLGERVHDTDPQKTGVPPLAARPHDESDEASAKTADVLNKFSALARQALADEPKINGVLLRGVSKRPVWPTLGEITGLTPAAIASYPMYRGVASLVGMTALEVEVGEDPDAPEGKLAALKANWAAFDYFYLHFKKTDSTGEDGDFDAKVHKIEAFDALLPELLALGPDVIAVTGDHSTPSVMKAHSWHPVPFLLYGPNLRADAARRFTEDEAAKGALGDLHGTHVLPLLLAHAGKLQKFGA, from the coding sequence ATGGACCTCCTCCCTCACCTCAAGGAACTGAGCCGCACCACCCCCAGCAAGATCCTCTTCATCGTGCTCGACGGGGTGGGCGGGCTGCCCCGCGAGCCGGGCGGACCCACCGAGCTGGCCGCGGCCCGCACCCCCAACCTCGATGCCCTGGCGGCCAAGGCCAACCTGGGGCGGGTGACCCTCGTGGCCCCGGGCTTCGCCCCCGGTTCCGGCCCCGGCCACCTGAGCCTCTTCGGCTACGACCCCTTCCGCTACGAGGTGGGGCGCGGCGTCCTCTCGGCGCTGGGGCTGGGCATCGAGCTGGGCCCCGACGACGTTGCGGTGCGCGGGAACTTCGCCACCCTGAACCCCGACGGCACCGTGGCCGACCGCCGCGCCGGCCGCCCCCCCACCGAGGAGAACCGGCGGGTGCTCGCCAAGCTGAAGGCGCGGATCCGCGAGATCGACGGCGTAAAGGTCGAGCTCCACACCGAGTCGGAGCACCGCTTCGTGCTGGTGCTGCGGGGCGTGGGGCTGGGCGAGCGGGTCCACGATACCGACCCCCAGAAGACCGGGGTGCCGCCGCTCGCGGCCCGTCCCCACGACGAAAGCGACGAGGCCAGCGCCAAGACGGCCGACGTGCTCAACAAGTTCAGCGCGCTGGCGCGGCAGGCGCTCGCGGACGAGCCCAAGATCAACGGGGTGCTGCTGCGGGGCGTCTCCAAGCGGCCGGTCTGGCCCACCCTGGGCGAGATTACCGGGCTGACGCCGGCGGCGATCGCCAGCTACCCGATGTACCGCGGGGTGGCCTCGCTGGTGGGGATGACCGCGCTGGAGGTCGAGGTGGGCGAGGATCCCGACGCCCCCGAGGGCAAGCTCGCGGCCCTGAAGGCCAACTGGGCGGCCTTCGACTACTTCTACCTGCACTTCAAGAAGACCGACTCCACCGGCGAGGACGGCGACTTCGACGCCAAGGTGCACAAGATCGAGGCCTTCGACGCCCTGCTCCCCGAGCTGCTGGCGCTCGGGCCCGACGTGATCGCCGTCACCGGCGACCACTCCACGCCCAGCGTGATGAAGGCGCACTCCTGGCACCCGGTGCCCTTCCTGCTCTACGGCCCCAACCTGCGCGCCGACGCGGCCCGCCGCTTCACCGAAGACGAGGCGGCGAAGGGCGCGCTCGGCGACCTGCACGGCACCCACGTGCTGCCGCTGCTGCTGGCGCACGCGGGCAAGCTGCAAAAGTTCGGGGCCTAG
- a CDS encoding VanW family protein: protein MREIWKILGVFLLTVPALAQVNAVWVIRDHEIVGGELHEYVGTKVYPVNSAEEVRALADKVRREVRPARWVYDPHRGWVALQRRGYRMDVEAAVVAYRDAAFLGRTQFVIPVEVIEPEPSVSEWYARGVRGLIGEGVTGFWGSSPARIHNIRTGAAHLNGRWIPRGAEFSFNRAVGAIDEENGYVESLVILGDATEKGVGGGICQVSTTTFRAAFFAGLPVTERYPHSYQLRYYRPVGLDATIYQPWRDLKFINDTPGDVLVLAQVRGYKLYVRFFGTADRSVTWEGPFIRDRKPPLEPREVVDETLEPGYRKQIDWAAEGLTAVVRRKVYYDDGRVYEDVFESTYRPWGDVFLVGPPGLEPAVPLPPVIGKPEVQGAGPPPRP from the coding sequence ATGCGTGAAATTTGGAAGATTTTAGGAGTATTTTTGCTTACCGTTCCGGCGCTGGCCCAGGTCAACGCCGTCTGGGTGATTCGCGACCACGAGATCGTGGGCGGCGAGCTGCACGAGTACGTGGGCACCAAGGTCTACCCCGTGAACAGCGCCGAAGAGGTGCGGGCCCTCGCGGACAAGGTGCGCCGTGAGGTGCGGCCGGCGCGCTGGGTCTACGATCCCCATCGCGGCTGGGTGGCGCTGCAGCGGCGCGGCTACCGCATGGACGTCGAGGCCGCGGTGGTGGCCTACCGCGACGCTGCCTTCCTGGGGCGGACGCAGTTCGTGATTCCGGTCGAGGTGATCGAGCCCGAGCCGAGCGTTAGCGAGTGGTACGCCCGGGGCGTGCGCGGGCTGATCGGCGAGGGGGTAACCGGGTTTTGGGGCTCGAGCCCGGCACGCATCCACAACATCCGCACTGGCGCGGCCCACCTGAACGGCCGCTGGATCCCCCGCGGCGCCGAGTTTTCCTTCAACCGGGCCGTGGGCGCGATCGACGAGGAGAACGGCTACGTGGAGTCGCTGGTCATCCTCGGCGACGCCACCGAGAAGGGGGTGGGCGGCGGCATCTGCCAGGTTTCCACCACCACCTTCCGCGCCGCCTTCTTCGCCGGGCTGCCGGTGACCGAACGCTACCCGCACAGCTACCAGCTGCGCTACTACCGGCCCGTGGGGCTCGACGCGACGATCTACCAGCCCTGGCGCGACCTGAAGTTCATCAACGACACCCCCGGCGACGTGCTGGTGCTGGCGCAGGTGCGGGGGTACAAGCTCTACGTCCGCTTCTTCGGCACCGCCGACCGCAGCGTCACCTGGGAGGGGCCGTTCATCCGCGACCGCAAGCCGCCGCTCGAGCCGCGCGAGGTGGTGGACGAGACCCTCGAGCCTGGGTACCGCAAGCAGATCGACTGGGCCGCCGAGGGGCTGACCGCGGTGGTGCGGCGCAAGGTCTACTACGACGACGGCCGCGTCTACGAAGACGTCTTCGAGAGTACCTACCGCCCCTGGGGCGACGTCTTCCTGGTCGGCCCGCCGGGGCTCGAGCCCGCGGTGCCGCTCCCGCCGGTCATCGGCAAACCCGAGGTGCAGGGCGCCGGGCCGCCGCCGCGGCCCTAG
- a CDS encoding carboxypeptidase-like regulatory domain-containing protein: protein MAYGTRQRPHLALWIALLILLGGPGLGQGVLVERASPEVKKAAPGATVTHVFVLRGSGRVQVRLASQHGWPLLTRERTVALEAGRPYYFPVTLRVPEGVPAGTRDRLRLQADGGFADAFTEAAYAPGLEARWPAEVAYLPPLGRFTLEVANTGNGADVVLVRLTTLEGVPVYQARLPLEAGERRELRVTVAEPRVLRLLVRLERGGVQREGYVNVQPARAKSDGAFRLLGRAGVAYRYPGDLSLALGAAGPLSDFAQFSVGAGYALGSRPAGSLGLSWPGGYLSAAFGPSYGVALGLYEGAVSTQIAFSGPVRRGSMNFDVSGRGYGFGAAALLDEDPSLRLSADLATGRDEAQPFRPGTLSAELTLRPARPELSGQLAYGFSYRDWPVRLQGGFTGDAAVPVEFRFSADVNPEPFSLGGRIVWTGLGVRDWGVAAASSSERLELDLPLPVTFGAAAGPDRLSGFARARLDLPAPWGDLGAEARVERRAGRTTFTVSGGSEASAADGLALIALDGRLGWPLDLNEVKLGLRMGGSELRTRADLAWAPWKPGLKTALALEVPAGGALLQARVDREWYGGRTTLSLGAQLPLVLEVPPAVTRFFGGRNVGVITGEVRIEGPERLREGLVVRAGDRETRTDAQGRFRLELPPGTYTVAVDTARLPAVLVPVRGQVRVEVRRKQRVSVRLVLAARSVLEGRVRVVAEPGRELSPRRFAVAIEDAQGRQTSLFTDPGGAFTVPALVPGRYAVRLLEDLLPPGWEVVVAETAVELRPGETGRVELAVRPPPRKVYSGGRVQILEVRPEADRVPPGAAPLVEVRLQGAPGRVVVVLQGRIVGILLPVAEEEGVWRGRLRVPDDAEGPLALQVEATNGTTARFPFFLSVSRDAPWGVVRALPVARPGQTLAVAVHWYAPVEASWIEADGGRVALAGEGADWSGRLTVPEDAGERWSYTVKARLAGGTEVELERVVLIRND, encoded by the coding sequence ATGGCTTACGGCACCCGCCAGCGTCCGCACCTTGCCCTCTGGATCGCCCTGCTGATCCTGCTCGGGGGGCCGGGGCTGGGGCAGGGGGTGCTGGTCGAGCGGGCCTCCCCCGAGGTCAAGAAGGCCGCCCCCGGCGCGACGGTCACCCACGTCTTCGTCCTGCGCGGCTCGGGCCGCGTGCAGGTGCGGCTCGCCTCCCAGCACGGCTGGCCGCTGCTCACCCGCGAACGCACGGTCGCGCTCGAGGCCGGGCGGCCCTATTATTTCCCGGTCACCCTGCGGGTACCCGAGGGCGTTCCCGCCGGGACCCGCGACCGCCTGCGCCTCCAGGCCGACGGCGGCTTCGCCGACGCCTTCACCGAGGCGGCCTACGCCCCCGGGCTCGAGGCGCGCTGGCCGGCCGAGGTCGCCTACCTGCCGCCCCTGGGGCGCTTCACCCTGGAGGTGGCCAACACCGGCAACGGCGCCGACGTCGTCCTCGTGCGCCTGACCACCCTGGAGGGGGTTCCCGTCTACCAGGCGCGCCTCCCCCTCGAGGCCGGGGAGCGGCGCGAGCTGCGCGTGACCGTGGCCGAGCCGCGGGTGTTGCGCCTGCTGGTGCGGCTCGAGCGCGGCGGGGTGCAACGCGAGGGGTACGTCAACGTTCAGCCGGCGCGCGCCAAGAGCGACGGCGCCTTCCGGTTGCTGGGCCGCGCCGGCGTCGCCTACCGCTACCCCGGCGACCTCTCGTTGGCCCTGGGCGCCGCCGGGCCGCTTTCCGACTTCGCCCAGTTCAGCGTCGGCGCGGGCTACGCCCTGGGCAGCCGGCCCGCGGGCAGCCTGGGCCTGAGCTGGCCGGGGGGGTACCTGAGCGCCGCCTTCGGACCCAGCTACGGCGTGGCCCTGGGCCTCTACGAGGGGGCGGTGAGCACCCAGATCGCCTTCAGCGGGCCGGTCCGGCGGGGCAGCATGAACTTCGACGTCTCCGGCCGCGGCTACGGCTTCGGCGCCGCGGCGCTCCTCGACGAGGACCCCAGCCTGCGGCTGAGCGCCGATCTGGCCACGGGCCGCGACGAAGCCCAGCCCTTCCGGCCGGGAACGCTCTCGGCGGAGCTGACGCTGCGGCCCGCGCGCCCCGAACTGAGCGGCCAGCTTGCCTACGGCTTCAGCTACCGCGACTGGCCGGTGCGGCTGCAGGGCGGCTTCACCGGCGATGCGGCCGTGCCCGTGGAGTTCCGCTTCAGCGCCGACGTCAACCCCGAGCCGTTCAGCCTGGGCGGGCGGATCGTCTGGACCGGGCTGGGCGTGCGCGACTGGGGGGTGGCGGCGGCGAGCAGCAGCGAGCGGCTCGAGCTCGACCTGCCGCTCCCGGTCACCTTCGGCGCCGCGGCCGGCCCCGACCGCCTGAGCGGCTTCGCCCGCGCGAGGCTCGACCTGCCCGCTCCCTGGGGCGACCTCGGCGCCGAGGCCCGCGTCGAGCGGCGCGCGGGCCGCACGACGTTCACGGTCTCCGGTGGCAGCGAGGCCAGCGCCGCCGACGGGCTGGCGCTGATCGCGCTGGACGGCCGGCTCGGCTGGCCGCTGGACCTGAACGAGGTCAAGCTGGGGCTGCGGATGGGCGGCAGCGAGCTGCGCACCCGGGCCGATCTGGCCTGGGCGCCCTGGAAGCCCGGTCTGAAGACCGCCCTGGCGCTGGAGGTGCCCGCAGGGGGCGCGCTGCTGCAGGCCCGCGTCGATCGCGAGTGGTACGGCGGTCGCACCACCCTGAGCCTGGGGGCGCAGCTGCCGCTGGTGCTCGAGGTGCCGCCCGCCGTGACCCGCTTCTTCGGCGGCCGCAACGTAGGCGTCATCACCGGCGAGGTCCGGATCGAGGGTCCCGAGCGGCTGCGCGAAGGCCTCGTCGTGCGCGCCGGCGATCGCGAAACGCGCACCGACGCCCAGGGCCGCTTCCGGCTGGAGCTGCCCCCGGGAACGTACACCGTCGCGGTCGATACGGCCCGGTTGCCGGCCGTACTGGTGCCGGTGCGCGGCCAGGTGCGCGTCGAGGTGCGCCGGAAGCAGCGCGTCTCCGTGCGGCTCGTGCTGGCGGCGCGCAGCGTCCTGGAAGGCCGGGTGCGCGTCGTCGCCGAGCCCGGTCGCGAGCTTTCGCCCCGTCGCTTCGCGGTCGCGATCGAAGACGCCCAGGGTCGGCAGACCTCGCTCTTCACCGACCCCGGCGGGGCGTTCACGGTACCCGCGCTCGTGCCGGGGCGCTACGCCGTGCGCCTGCTCGAAGACCTGCTCCCTCCGGGCTGGGAGGTCGTGGTCGCGGAAACGGCCGTCGAGCTGCGCCCCGGCGAGACGGGGCGGGTGGAGCTGGCGGTGCGCCCGCCCCCGCGCAAGGTCTACAGCGGCGGCCGGGTGCAGATCCTCGAGGTCCGGCCCGAAGCCGACCGGGTACCGCCGGGGGCCGCGCCCCTCGTCGAAGTGCGCCTTCAGGGCGCACCCGGCCGGGTCGTCGTGGTGCTGCAAGGCCGCATCGTCGGCATCCTGCTGCCGGTCGCGGAGGAGGAAGGCGTCTGGCGCGGCCGCCTGCGCGTACCCGACGACGCCGAAGGCCCCCTGGCGCTGCAGGTGGAAGCGACGAACGGCACGACCGCGCGCTTCCCCTTCTTCCTGAGCGTCAGCCGCGACGCCCCCTGGGGCGTGGTGCGGGCGCTGCCGGTGGCCCGACCCGGGCAGACGCTGGCCGTCGCGGTCCACTGGTACGCCCCGGTCGAGGCGAGCTGGATCGAAGCGGACGGCGGGCGCGTCGCCCTCGCGGGGGAGGGCGCCGACTGGTCGGGCCGCCTGACCGTCCCCGAGGACGCCGGGGAGCGCTGGAGCTACACGGTGAAGGCCCGCCTGGCCGGCGGTACGGAAGTGGAGCTGGAGAGGGTCGTGCTGATCAGGAACGACTAG
- the era gene encoding GTPase Era — translation MNEATERTHSGFVAILGKPNVGKSTLLNQMLGVKVAPISPKPQTTRKSVRGIYTEGDRQIVFVDTPGLHKPADALGDYINRQVTEALADVDVVLWLVDLRHPPTPEDELVARTLEPLVGKKPVLLVGNKADAAKYPDEALEAYAALLPGAEVRKISAFSERDVARLRAELLALLPEGPFFYPPGHAKSDQPIEDWIAETIREEVMKRLRQEIPYAVAVKVEEVAERPGGTLYAHAVLYVEREAHKPILIGKGGRMLKELGRAARKQLELFLNRPVFLDLEVKVYPNWRKNPEALRELGYE, via the coding sequence ATGAACGAAGCGACCGAACGCACGCATTCCGGGTTCGTGGCCATCCTGGGCAAGCCCAACGTGGGCAAGAGCACCCTGCTCAACCAGATGCTGGGGGTCAAGGTGGCCCCCATCAGCCCCAAGCCCCAGACCACCCGCAAGAGCGTGCGCGGCATCTACACCGAGGGCGACCGACAGATCGTCTTCGTGGACACCCCGGGGCTGCACAAGCCCGCCGACGCCCTGGGCGACTACATCAACCGCCAGGTGACCGAGGCGCTGGCGGACGTGGACGTCGTCCTCTGGCTGGTGGACCTGCGCCACCCGCCCACGCCCGAGGACGAGCTGGTGGCGCGCACGCTGGAGCCGCTGGTGGGGAAGAAGCCGGTGCTGCTCGTGGGCAACAAGGCCGACGCCGCCAAGTACCCCGACGAAGCGCTGGAGGCCTACGCGGCGCTTTTGCCCGGGGCCGAGGTGCGCAAGATCAGCGCGTTTTCCGAGCGCGACGTGGCCAGGTTGCGGGCCGAGCTCCTGGCGCTCCTGCCCGAAGGCCCCTTCTTCTACCCGCCAGGCCACGCCAAGAGCGACCAGCCCATCGAGGACTGGATCGCCGAGACGATCCGCGAGGAGGTGATGAAGCGGCTGCGTCAGGAAATCCCCTACGCGGTCGCGGTCAAGGTGGAGGAGGTGGCCGAGCGCCCGGGCGGCACCCTCTACGCCCACGCCGTCCTCTACGTGGAACGCGAGGCGCACAAGCCGATCCTGATCGGTAAGGGGGGGCGCATGCTGAAGGAGCTGGGGCGCGCGGCGCGCAAGCAGCTCGAGCTCTTTTTGAACCGCCCGGTCTTCCTGGACCTCGAGGTCAAGGTCTACCCCAACTGGCGCAAGAACCCCGAGGCCCTGCGCGAGCTGGGTTACGAGTAG
- the moaA gene encoding GTP 3',8-cyclase MoaA, translating into MKLIDNYGRVLRDLRISITPRCNYHCVYCHPLGMEMSDPPGTVTTDDVRHFLRAAARLGMDAVRFTGGEPLVRRELPEMIEAAAATPGVRDVAVTTNGTLFRRRHKELLAAGLSRVNISIDAVNPDVFRNLTRGGEIAQVWDAIELALELELHPVKLNAVVIGGINDQEVGDLAALSVDRPLHVRFIEYMHLNNAPFDEYQRQFVSGAETRRRIEERFGPLEEVPTDPSSPARVWKVAGSQGTIGFINSVSEPFCSNCTRLRLTSDKKIRPCLLTDLELDIAWAFEADDPVAALQEALLAAAGKKPRQGSTLPTVRERVMLGIGG; encoded by the coding sequence ATGAAGCTCATCGACAACTACGGCCGCGTGCTCCGGGACCTGCGCATCTCCATCACCCCGCGCTGCAACTACCACTGCGTCTACTGCCACCCGCTGGGCATGGAGATGAGCGACCCTCCCGGAACCGTCACCACGGACGACGTGCGCCACTTCCTGCGCGCGGCCGCCCGCCTGGGCATGGACGCGGTGCGCTTCACCGGCGGCGAGCCGCTGGTGCGGCGCGAACTGCCCGAGATGATCGAGGCCGCGGCCGCCACCCCGGGCGTGCGCGACGTGGCCGTGACCACCAACGGCACCCTCTTCCGCCGCCGCCACAAGGAACTGCTCGCCGCGGGGCTCTCGCGCGTCAACATCTCGATCGACGCCGTGAACCCCGACGTCTTCCGCAACCTGACCCGCGGCGGCGAGATCGCCCAGGTGTGGGACGCCATCGAGCTGGCGCTCGAGCTGGAGCTCCACCCCGTCAAGCTGAACGCGGTGGTGATCGGCGGGATCAACGACCAGGAGGTGGGCGACCTGGCGGCGCTCTCCGTGGACCGGCCGCTGCACGTCCGCTTCATCGAGTACATGCACCTCAACAACGCGCCCTTCGACGAGTACCAGCGGCAGTTCGTCTCCGGGGCCGAGACGCGGCGGCGCATCGAGGAGCGCTTCGGGCCGCTCGAGGAGGTGCCCACCGACCCCAGCTCGCCCGCCCGGGTCTGGAAGGTCGCCGGCAGCCAGGGCACCATCGGCTTCATCAACTCGGTTTCCGAGCCTTTTTGTTCGAACTGCACCCGCCTGCGCCTGACCTCGGACAAGAAGATCCGCCCCTGCCTGCTCACCGACCTGGAGCTCGACATCGCCTGGGCGTTCGAGGCCGACGATCCGGTGGCCGCGCTGCAGGAGGCGCTGCTGGCCGCCGCCGGGAAGAAGCCGCGGCAGGGCTCGACGCTGCCCACCGTGCGCGAGCGGGTGATGCTGGGCATCGGGGGGTAG
- a CDS encoding Type 1 glutamine amidotransferase-like domain-containing protein, translated as MARRLFLLGGAAALEAASREFVAAAGPDPEPVLLLQGGPGWERYLPRYLEPWKRLGVRRYRVVAPDGDRLDVEAALQAVREATGIFIGGGDTSIYHRLYGAEPLRSALAARYRAGVPLAGLSAGARLASRSCILDPTETGTNAIATVRGLGFVEDVVEAHFDTPRARSWLLAAMRVTGSRRGWGMGDGACLVFEDGRFERVLGGPAYRVEMSDFASGAHVLHELT; from the coding sequence GTGGCGCGACGGCTCTTCCTCCTGGGCGGTGCGGCGGCGCTGGAGGCGGCCAGCCGCGAATTCGTCGCCGCCGCGGGGCCCGATCCGGAGCCGGTGCTGCTGCTCCAGGGCGGGCCGGGTTGGGAGCGGTACCTGCCGCGCTACCTCGAGCCGTGGAAACGCCTGGGGGTGCGGCGGTACCGTGTCGTAGCGCCCGACGGCGACCGGCTCGACGTGGAAGCGGCCCTGCAGGCGGTGCGGGAGGCCACGGGCATCTTCATCGGGGGCGGGGACACCTCGATCTACCACCGCCTCTACGGCGCCGAACCCCTGCGCTCGGCCCTCGCCGCGCGCTACCGTGCGGGGGTGCCCCTGGCGGGGCTTTCGGCGGGGGCGCGGCTGGCTTCGCGGAGCTGCATCCTCGACCCCACGGAGACGGGTACGAACGCGATCGCTACGGTGCGTGGCCTGGGCTTCGTCGAGGACGTGGTGGAGGCCCACTTCGACACGCCGCGCGCCCGGTCCTGGCTCCTCGCGGCGATGCGGGTGACGGGCAGCCGCCGCGGCTGGGGGATGGGCGACGGGGCCTGCCTGGTTTTCGAGGACGGGCGGTTCGAACGCGTGCTGGGGGGACCGGCGTACCGGGTCGAGATGAGCGACTTCGCATCCGGAGCGCACGTCTTGCACGAGCTGACGTAG
- a CDS encoding DUF6394 family protein gives MSSRKLLTDFFVLMALTTNVSFVVFPNGVELFVTVVTNLAATLLKVGEGRVLSAELMATGLVADLHLIPALYFFYSGNPAEAVSLAWGALAANVVSVLLVVIDTVLKSYMEEE, from the coding sequence GTGAGCTCCCGTAAACTGCTGACCGACTTCTTCGTGTTGATGGCGCTGACGACGAACGTCAGCTTCGTGGTCTTTCCCAACGGGGTCGAACTCTTCGTCACCGTGGTCACCAACCTGGCGGCGACCCTGCTCAAGGTGGGCGAGGGCCGGGTGCTCTCGGCGGAGCTGATGGCCACCGGTTTGGTCGCCGACCTGCACCTGATCCCGGCGCTCTACTTCTTCTACTCCGGTAACCCCGCCGAGGCGGTCTCGCTGGCGTGGGGGGCGCTGGCGGCCAACGTGGTAAGCGTGCTGCTGGTGGTGATCGACACCGTCCTCAAGAGCTATATGGAGGAGGAGTAG